In the Drosophila takahashii strain IR98-3 E-12201 chromosome 3R, DtakHiC1v2, whole genome shotgun sequence genome, one interval contains:
- the LOC108064474 gene encoding CUE domain-containing protein 2, which yields MTNLEKQHEMVKRSLVQFISGHIPGADFSVVDEIVLSYIISILEEASQDPCFDVEGFVEMMGAYFEEFPTIDQGIICDWIYKLANELTETEKNQGSHDAVNLSLNSLSLSSIIPESKLRARNSSTSEKDELSSNSSSSGGGSNKRSQHLSETSDGGSTDSSSSTCDYFLDETEVLQEMFPDSAIAEIKHCIAISKGDIDSATQILLHRQETNQCIVDKSHTTYIKKNVVVDDNELKNRIIARYSYVDKNATQREYKPVVPKMEPRKLVRYRDNKIVSLKGERYTEIKRDEDAELKKPKKQIQP from the exons ATGACCAATCTGGAGAAGCAGCACGAGATGGTGAAGCGCAGCCTGGTGCAGTTCATCAGTGGCCACATCCCGGGGGCCGATTTCAGCGTGGTGGACGAGATCGTCCTGTCGTACATCATCTCGATTTTGGAGGAGGCCTCGCAGGACCCGTGCTTCGATGTCGAGGGCTTCGTGGAGATGATGGGCGCCTACTTCGAGGAGTTCCCCACCATTGACCAGGGCATCATCTGCGACTGGATCTACAAGCTGGCCAACGAGCTCACCGAGACGGAGAAAAACCAGGGTAGCCATGACGCCGTCAACTTGTCGCTCAA CTCCCTGAGCCTGTCGAGCATCATTCCGGAGTCCAAGTTGCGTGCCCGCAACTCGTCCACTTCCGAAAAGGACGAGCTCTCctcgaacagcagcagcagcggcggggGCAGCAATAAGCGCTCCCAGCACTTGTCGGAGACCAGCGATGGAGGCTCCACCGACAGCTCCAGCTCGACTTGTGACTACTTCTTGGACGAGACCGAAGTGCTCCAGGAAATGTTCCCGGATTCGGCCATTGCCGAG ATCAAGCATTGCATCGCTATTTCCAAGGGCGACATCGATAGCGCCACCCAGATCCTCTTGCATCGCCAGGAGACTAATCAGTGTATTGTGGACAAGTCGCATACAACTTACATCAAGAAGAATGTTGTCGTCGACGATAATGAACTCAAGAATCGTATCATTGCTAG GTACTCCTATGTGGACAAGAACGCCACCCAGCGCGAGTACAAGCCGGTGGTGCCGAAGATGGAGCCGCGCAAGCTGGTTCGCTACCGGGACAACAAGATCGTATCGCTCAAGGGCGAGCGGTACACCGAGATCAAGCGTGACGAAGATGCTGAGTTAAAAAAACCCAAGAAGCAGATTCAACCGTAA
- the PolI gene encoding DNA polymerase iota: MDFASVLGKSEAHQRTIIHLDMDYFYAQVEEIRDPTLRSKALGIQQKNIVVTCNYVARAKGVAKLMLIAEAQRICPDLVLVNGEDLAPYRQMSQRIFDLLLNYTPLVEKLGFDENFMDVTALVELRQAHVAEAQLKPPVGHTYPADGTPLSACDCGCAQRLAIGTRIAQEIREELKLRLGITCCAGIAYNKLLAKLVGSSHKPNQQTVLVSTYAEQFMRELGDLKRITGIGQKTQCLLLEAGMSSVEQLQQCDMDVMRKKCGFETATRLRDLAFGRDTSSVRPTGKPKTIGMEDACKPISVRTDVEERFRMLLKRLVEQVAEDGRVPIAIKVVLRKFDSQKKSSHRETKQANILPSLFKSSVCPGETGVSKVQLADGAQEKLLKIVMRLFERIVDMSKPFNITLLGLAFSKFQERKVGSSSIANFLIKKADLEVQSITSLTNTSLTSPTAESPTSDESAFRSSPTTFKPSDQFYRRRATTASPVPMLLDNGSESAATNSDFSDFSETEVEPSPKKSRIGRLLVSKRSRLAADVGDSAAEVASPSKLRVCDLRLNSRDSEKDYPMSTTPSTSASAPAPRYRTVQPPNTLLQRIDGSLRFVSTRTASRLSSNASSTASSPLPSPMDDSTAMSAPSTPTMSFPSPVSTSAVVSSTPSQDALTNIACPAGVDAEVFKELPVELQTELIASWRSSLVAAAVEQTNGSASSTTAAITSGAPPATATTASGGQKNTLYRYFLRNK, translated from the exons ATGGACTTCGCCAGCGTGCTCGGCAAAAGCGAGGCGCACCAGCGCACCATTATCCACCTGGACATGGATTACTTCTACGCTCAGGTGGAGGAGATTCGGGATCCTACGCTGCGATCGAAGGCTCTGGGGATTCAGCAGAAGAACATTGTGGTCACCTGCAACTATGTGGCGCGGGCCAAAGGAGTGGCCAAGCTAATGCTCATTGCGGAGGCGCAGCGCATCTGTCCGGACTTGGTTCTGGTCAACGGAGAGGATCTCGCCCCGTATCGCCAGATGTCGCAGAGAATCTTCGATCTGCTGCTCAACTACACGCCGCTGGTGGAGAAGCTCGGTTTCGACGAGAACTTTATGGATGTAACTGCATTGGTGGAGCTGCGACAGGCCCATGTCGCCGAGGCGCAGCTAAAACCCCCAGTGGGTCACACATACCCGGCGGATGGCACTCCCCTGTCCGCCTGCGACTGCGGCTGTGCCCAGCGGCTGGCCATTGGCACTCGGATCGCCCAGGAGATAAGGGAGGAACTCAAGCTCCGACTGGGCATCACCTGCTGCGCCGGCATCGCCTACAACAAACTGCTGGCCAAGCTGGTCGGCAGCAGCCACAAACCCAATCAGCAGACCGTCCTTGTTTCCACCTATGCGGAGCAGTTTATGCGGGAACTAGGCGACCTAAAGCGAATCACTGGGATTGGCCAGAAGACGCAGTGCCTTCTGCTGGAGGCGGGCATGTCGTCGGTGGAGCAGTTGCAGCAGTGCGACATGGACGTGATGCGAAAGAAATGTGGCTTCGAGACGGCCACTCGACTGCGGGATCTGGCCTTCGGTCGGGACACGAGTTCGGTGCGACCCAcgggaaaaccaaaaaccattGGAATGGAGGATGCCTGCAAGCCCATCTCCGTGCGAACCGATGTGGAGGAGCGGTTCCGCATGCTACTCAAGCGGCTGGTGGAGCAG GTTGCCGAGGATGGTCGCGTTCCCATCGCCATCAAGGTGGTGCTGCGAAAGTTTGACTCCCAGAAGAAGAGCAGCCACCGAGAGACCAAACAGGCCAACATCCTGCCCTCCTTGTTCAAGAGCTCCGTGTGTCCAGGAGAAACCGGCGTGAGCAAGGTACAACTGGCGGACGGCGCCCAGGAGAAACTGCTCAAGATTGTGATGCGACTGTTCGAGCGAATCGTGGACATGAGCAAGCCCTTCAATATCACTCTACTCGGTCTGGCCTTCTCCAAGTTCCAGGAGCGCAAGGTGGGCTCCTCGTCCATAGCCAATTTCCTGATCAAGAAGGCGGATCTGGAGGTGCAATCGATCACCTCACTGACAAATACGAGTCTCACGAGTCCCACAGCGGAGAGTCCCACGTCGGATGAAAGCGCTTTCCGCTCCTCACCGACAACATTCAAGCCGAGCGATCAGTTTTACAGGCGGAGAGCCACCACGGCATCGCCGGTTCCCATGCTGCTGGATAATGGCTCAGAATCGGCGGCCACTAACTCGGATTTCAGCGATTTCTCCGAGACGGAGGTGGAGCCCTCGCCGAAAAAGAGTCGCATTGGCCGTTTGCTGGTGTCGAAGCGCAGCCGCTTGGCGGCGGATGTGGGCGATTCTGCCGCGGAGGTAGCTTCGCCCAGCAAACTGCGCGTCTGTGATTTGCGTCTGAATTCGCGGGACAGCGAGAAGGACTACCCAATGAGCACCACGCCCTCTACTTCTGCATCTGCGCCTGCTCCTCGCTACCGCACCGTCCAGCCACCGAATACGCTGCTGCAGCGAATCGACGGCAGCCTCCGCTTTGTATCCACGCGCACTGCCAGTCGCTTGAGCTCGAACGCCAGCTCCACGGCCTCATCACCACTTCCCTCGCCCATGGACGATTCCACTGCCATGAGCGCGCCCAGCACACCAACCATGTCCTTTCCCTCACCCGTCAGCACATCAGCGGTGGTTTCCAGCACGCCGTCGCAGGATGCCCTCACGAATATCGCCTGTCCCGCGGGTGTGGATGCCGAGGTCTTCAAGGAACTGCCCGTGGAGTTGCAGACAGAGTTGATCGCCTCGTGGCGCAGTTCCCTTGTTGCGGCAGCAGTGGAGCAAACAAACGGATCGGCTTCCTCGACAACCGCAGCGATTACAAGTGGAGCTCCTCCAGCCACTGCGACCACCGCTAGCGGAGGACAGAAGAACACATTGTATCGCTACTTTCTGCGGAACAAGTGA
- the Ada2b gene encoding transcriptional adapter 2B isoform X1 — MTTIADLFTKYNCTNCQDDIQGIRVHCAECENFDLCLQCFAAGAEIGAHQNSHAYQFMDTGTSILSVFRGKGAWTAREEIRLLDAIEQYGFGNWEDISKHIETKSAEDAKEEYVNKFVNGTIGRATWTPAQSQRPRLIDHTGDDDAGPLGSSALSTLPPLDINSDEAMQLGYMPNRDSFEREYDPTAEQLISNISLSSEDTEVDVMLKLAHVDIYTRRLRERARRKRMVRDYQLVSNFFRNRNYALHQGLTKEQREFRDRFRVYAQFYTCNEYERLMGSLEREKELRIRQAELYRYRYNGLTKIADCTHFEQHAATATHRSSGPYGHGKTDLMQPSNGSHRAPSSSLHSPQPNLRKAEMSSGVEASSSSIAPRNTLHTVDPTCSGALLPSRNYLDSCRGSSAATMLQTTGMGMAMGMGVTVDSVATTGAISAATTMANLPTNSAKGSQQHLQPLQQQQHPQHLQSGHHKMQNEAAGGGSSSDQKPSMSLKLRTQLEELKHLPQPLGSDLLSHNELDLCKKHNITPTTYLSVKTVCLSGAPSLGSPMETSLRKFFIKCGWLSH, encoded by the exons ATGACAACCATCGCGGATTTATTTACAAAGTATAATTGCACAAATTGTCAGGATGATATTCAGGGCATTCGGGTGCACTGTGCGGAGTGCGAAAATTTCGATTTGTGTCTGCAA TGCTTTGCCGCGGGGGCGGAGATCGGGGCCCATCAGAACAGCCACGCCTACCAGTTCATGGACACGGGCACCTCCATACTGAGTGTGTTCCGTGGCAAGGGGGCGTGGACGGCGCGGGAGGAGATCCGGCTGCTGGACGCCATCGAGCAGTACGGCTTCGGGAACTGGGAGGACATCAGCAAGCACATCGAGACCAAGTCGGCGGAGGACGCCAAGGAGGAGTATGTGAACAAGTTTGTGAACGGCACGATTGGAAGGGCCACCTGGACGCCGGCGCAAAGTCAGCGACCCCGCCTCATCGATCACACGGGCGACGACGATGCCGGTCCTCTGGGCTCCAGTGCCCTGTCCACCCTGCCGCCGCTGGACATCAACTCCGACGAGGCCATGCAGCTGGGCTACATGCCCAACAGGGACAGCTTTGAGCGGGAGTACGATCCCACGGCCGAGCAGCTGATCTCGAACATCTCGCTGAGCTCCGAGGACACGGAGGTGGACGTGATGCTCAAGCTGGCCCACGTGGACATCTACACCCGTCGGCTGAGGGAGCGGGCTCGCAGAAAACGGATGGTCCGGGACTACCAGTTGGTCTCGAACTTCTTCCGCAACCGAAACTATGCTCTGCATCAGGGACTCACCAAGGAGCAGCGAGAGTTCCGGGACAGATTCCGGGTGTACGCTCAGTTCTACACTTGCAACGAGTACGAGCGGCTGATGGGATCGCTGGAGCGCGAGAAGGAGCTGCGCATCCGGCAGGCGGAGCTGTATCGCTACCGCTACAACGGCCTGACCAAGATCGCGGACTGCACCCACTTCGAGCAGCATGCGGCCACTGCAACACATCGATCCTCTGGGCCGTATGGCCACGGGAAGACC GACCTCATGCAACCCTCCAATGGAAGTCATCGGGCGCCAAGCTCTTCCTTGCACTCCCCACAACCGAATCTCAGAAAGGC CGAAATGTCAAGCGGCGTCGAGGCAAGTTCAAGTTCAATCGCACCAAGAAACACGCTCCACACCGTCGACCCGACCTGCTCCGGCGCATTATTGCCCAGCAGAAACTACTTGGATAGCTGTCGGGGATCGTCGGCAGCTACGATGCTGCAGACGACGGGGATGGGGATGGCGATGGGAATGGGGGTAACAGTGGACTCGGTAGCGACGACGGGAGCGATTTCCGCGGCTACGACGATGGCGAATCTGCCCACGAACTCGGCGAAGGGCAGCCAACAACATCTGCagccgctgcagcagcagcagcatccgcaGCACCTGCAAAGCGGCCACCACAAAATGCAAAACGAGGCCGCCGGCGGAGGCAGTAGTAGTGATCAGAAGCCCAGCATGAGCCTTAAGTTGCGCACCCAGCTGGAGGAGCTGAAGCACCTGCCGCAGCCGCTGGGCAGCGACCTGCTCAGCCACAACGAGCTGGATCTGTGCAAGAAGCACAATATCACGCCCACCACCTACCTCTCGGTGAAGACTGTCTGCCTGAGCGGAGCACCATCGCTGGGCAGTCCCATGGAGACTTCGCTGCGCAAGTTCTTCATCAAGTGCGGCTGGCTGAGCCACTGA
- the Ada2b gene encoding transcriptional adapter 2B isoform X2, whose product MTTIADLFTKYNCTNCQDDIQGIRVHCAECENFDLCLQCFAAGAEIGAHQNSHAYQFMDTGTSILSVFRGKGAWTAREEIRLLDAIEQYGFGNWEDISKHIETKSAEDAKEEYVNKFVNGTIGRATWTPAQSQRPRLIDHTGDDDAGPLGSSALSTLPPLDINSDEAMQLGYMPNRDSFEREYDPTAEQLISNISLSSEDTEVDVMLKLAHVDIYTRRLRERARRKRMVRDYQLVSNFFRNRNYALHQGLTKEQREFRDRFRVYAQFYTCNEYERLMGSLEREKELRIRQAELYRYRYNGLTKIADCTHFEQHAATATHRSSGPYGHGKTLHCIINAPNNERSNGSIRQCLTTGPHATLQWKSSGAKLFLALPTTESQKGRNVKRRRGKFKFNRTKKHAPHRRPDLLRRIIAQQKLLG is encoded by the exons ATGACAACCATCGCGGATTTATTTACAAAGTATAATTGCACAAATTGTCAGGATGATATTCAGGGCATTCGGGTGCACTGTGCGGAGTGCGAAAATTTCGATTTGTGTCTGCAA TGCTTTGCCGCGGGGGCGGAGATCGGGGCCCATCAGAACAGCCACGCCTACCAGTTCATGGACACGGGCACCTCCATACTGAGTGTGTTCCGTGGCAAGGGGGCGTGGACGGCGCGGGAGGAGATCCGGCTGCTGGACGCCATCGAGCAGTACGGCTTCGGGAACTGGGAGGACATCAGCAAGCACATCGAGACCAAGTCGGCGGAGGACGCCAAGGAGGAGTATGTGAACAAGTTTGTGAACGGCACGATTGGAAGGGCCACCTGGACGCCGGCGCAAAGTCAGCGACCCCGCCTCATCGATCACACGGGCGACGACGATGCCGGTCCTCTGGGCTCCAGTGCCCTGTCCACCCTGCCGCCGCTGGACATCAACTCCGACGAGGCCATGCAGCTGGGCTACATGCCCAACAGGGACAGCTTTGAGCGGGAGTACGATCCCACGGCCGAGCAGCTGATCTCGAACATCTCGCTGAGCTCCGAGGACACGGAGGTGGACGTGATGCTCAAGCTGGCCCACGTGGACATCTACACCCGTCGGCTGAGGGAGCGGGCTCGCAGAAAACGGATGGTCCGGGACTACCAGTTGGTCTCGAACTTCTTCCGCAACCGAAACTATGCTCTGCATCAGGGACTCACCAAGGAGCAGCGAGAGTTCCGGGACAGATTCCGGGTGTACGCTCAGTTCTACACTTGCAACGAGTACGAGCGGCTGATGGGATCGCTGGAGCGCGAGAAGGAGCTGCGCATCCGGCAGGCGGAGCTGTATCGCTACCGCTACAACGGCCTGACCAAGATCGCGGACTGCACCCACTTCGAGCAGCATGCGGCCACTGCAACACATCGATCCTCTGGGCCGTATGGCCACGGGAAGACC CTCCACTGCATTATAAACGCGCCAAACAACGAGCGTTCGAATGGTTCTATAAGACAATGTTTAACCACAGGACCTCATGCAACCCTCCAATGGAAGTCATCGGGCGCCAAGCTCTTCCTTGCACTCCCCACAACCGAATCTCAGAAAGGC CGAAATGTCAAGCGGCGTCGAGGCAAGTTCAAGTTCAATCGCACCAAGAAACACGCTCCACACCGTCGACCCGACCTGCTCCGGCGCATTATTGCCCAGCAGAAACTACTTGGATAG